A window of the Falco biarmicus isolate bFalBia1 chromosome 10, bFalBia1.pri, whole genome shotgun sequence genome harbors these coding sequences:
- the OVCH2 gene encoding ovochymase-2 isoform X1: MCTAPGKLQLLLTGIVCIAEFHAAPSALQKDPKCGQKVQEAKPWSYLNLFTRIVGGSQVKQGTHPWQVSLKRSQKHFCGGTIVSAQWVVTAAHCILDRNLLQYLNVTAGEHDLRIRETGEQTLPVKYAIKHPSFDPRRPMNYDIALLKLDGAFNFSSSVLPACLPDPGEKFEAGYICTACGWGRLNENGVLPQVLYEVNLPILNNKECSRALSTLKKPIQGDTIMCAGFPDGGRDACQGDSGGPLLCRRKHGAWTLAGVISWGMGCARGWISNEKRKHYDRGSPGIFTDLSAVLSWIQENMSADLKMKSSTAFCSIQDGKLPDSEGELHFPGSPKQFYQNHQLCVWTLFVPEGNYILLRFSHFDIEPETFCDYDSLSVYSKDNRLVGKFCGGDLPLPILVGSSSIRLKFVSDSKDYGTGFSMTYKALTPDILPDSGCESLAVLFEEGVLQSMHYPERYTNMADCQWIICAPEDHVIKLTYQSFEVEESEDCSYDAVTVYEDVGKQEEIAKSCGFALPAPVLSSSAVMLVVFHSDETETFGGFRATISFVHVSDLDTLDSTSEEEFEDVDMIEEEIQDTTDDICGMPSNQPRFIFSRIIGGEEAVPYSWPWQVSVQISDEHICGGAVLAKEWVVTAAHCFNSKELYTDLWMVVTGLHDLTEQEYRQKRSVKQYIIHPSFNKTTMDSDIALLQLTEPLEFNHYVRPVCLPAAQEEAVQPSRVCVVTGWGAHEADREKGKKLHQLEVPILVLDACQSYYINLPTKVTQKMICAGFPLEEGKDSCTGDSGGPLVCPSEDNSGFYTLHGITSWGLGCGRKSYPGVYTNVGVFVDWIKQSVNSSDLPIFTV; this comes from the exons ATGTGCACGGCCCCTGGTAAGCTGCAGTTACTCCTGACAGGGATAGTTTGTATTGCAGAGTTTCATGCTGCACCATCTGCTCTTCAGAAAG ATCCTAAGTGTGGGCAGAAGGTTCAAGAGGCAAAACCATGGAGTTACCTGAACCTATTCACTCGGATTGTTGGGGGAAGCCAGGTGAAACAAGGCACACATCCGTGGCAG GTTTCCTTGAAACGAAGtcaaaagcatttctgtggAGGCACCATTGTTTCTGCTCAGTGGGTGGTCACGGCAGCTCACTGCATCTTAGACAG AAACCTACTCCAGTACTTGAATGTCACTGCTGGAGAGCATGATCTGAGGATCAGGGAGACCGGCGAGCAGACGCTCCCTGTTAAATACGCCATTAAGCATCCCAGCTTCGACCCCAGAAGGCCGATGAACTATGACATTGCCCTTCTGAAGCTGGATGGAGCCTTCAACTTCA GTTCTTCAGTTTTGCCAGCATGTCTTCCTGATCCAGGGGAAAAGTTTGAAGCAGGATACATCTGCACTGCTTGTGGTTGGGGCCGTTTAAATGAGA atggAGTACTCCCTCAGGTCTTATATGAAGTCAATCTACCAATCCTAAACAACAAGGAGTGCTCAAGAGCATTATCAACTTTAAAGAAACCCATCCAAGGTGACACTATAATGTGTGCTGGATTTCCTGATGGAGGAAGAGATGCCTGCCAG GGAGACTCAGGAGGCCCTCTTCTGTGTCGACGTAAGCATGGTGCCTGGACTCTGGCTGGTGTGATTTCGTGGGGCATGGGGTGTGCTCGCGGCTGGATAAGTAATGAGAAGAGGAAGCATTATGACAGAGGATCTCCGGGAATATTCACAGACCTCAGTGCGGTGCTTTCTTGGATTCAAGAGAACATGAGTGCTG atctgaaaatgaaaagctccACAG CATTTTGTAGCATTCAGGATGGCAAACTCCCTGACAGTGAAGGAGAATTACATTTTCCTGGAAGTCCCAAACAGTTCTATCAAAACCACCA ATTGTGTGTATGGACTCTATTTGTACCCGAAGGGAATTATATATTGCTTCGGTTTTCCCACTTTGATATAGAGCCAGAAACGTTTTGTGACTATGATTCTTTATCAGTCTATTCAAAAGACAACAGACTTGTTG GGAAATTCTGCGGAGGAGATCTTCCATTACCTATTTTGGTTGGCTCCAGTAGTATAAGGCTGAAATTTGTTTCTGACAGCAAGGATTATGGAACTGGTTTTTCCATGACCTACAAAGCTCTTACACCAGATATTCTTCCTG ATTCTGGCTGTGAGTCCTTAGCTGTCCTTTTTGAAGAAGGAGTGTTACAAAGTATGCACTATCCAGAGCGCTACACCAACATGGCAGACTGTCAGTGGATTATTTGTGCGCCGGAGGACCATGTCATCAAG cttaCATACCAGTCTTTTGAAGTAGAAGAGAGTGAAGATTGCTCTTACGATGCCGTGACTGTGTATGAAGATGTGgggaaacaggaagaaattg CTAAATCTTGTGGATTCGCCCTCCCAGCACCTGTTCTAAGCTCCTCTGCTGTGATGCTGGTTGTCTTTCACTCTGATGAGACAGAGACTTTTGGAGGATTCAGAGCTACAATCTCGTTTGTTCATGTGTCAG aTTTAGACACTTTGGATTCAACTAGTGAAGAAGAATTTGAAGATGTGGATATGAttgaagaagaaatacaggatACAACAG atgaTATTTGTGGTATGCCTTCAAATCAGCCCAGGTTCATCTTCAGTAGGATAATTGGAGGTGAAGAAGCCGTACCATACTCATGGCCTTGGCAGGTCAGTGTACAAATTTCAGATGAGCATATCTGCGGAGGAGCAGTTCTTGCCAAAGAATGGGTTGTCACAGCTGCTCACTGCTTTAATTCTAA ggaactATACACAGACTTATGGATGGTGGTAACAGGACTTCATGATCTTACGGAGCAAGAATACAGACAG AAAAGGTCAGTCAAGCAGTATATTATACATCCAAGTTTTAACAAGACCACTATGGACTCTGATATTGCCTTACTGCAACTGACTGAGCCCTTAGAATTCAACCATTACGTGCGCCCGGTGTGCCTCCCCGCTGCCCAGGAGGAGGCGGTTCAGCCCTCGAGGGTGTGCGTTGTCACAGGATGGGGTGCGCACGAAGCAG acagagaaaaggggaaaaaactgcaTCAGCTGGAAGTCCCCATCCTGGTGCTTGATGCGTGTCAGAGCTATTACATAAATCTTCCTACTAAAGTGACCCAGAAGATGATCTGTGCTGGATTCCCTCTGGAAGAAGGCAAGGACTCATGCACA GGTGATTCTGGTGGCCCATTAGTTTGTCCTTCAGAAGATAACTCAGGATTTTACACCCTTCATGGAATCACTAGCTGGGGCTTGGGATGTGGAAGGAAGAGCTACCCAGGAGTATACACAAATGTCGGTGTTTTTGTTGACTGGATCAAGCAAAGTGTTAATAGTAGTg ATCTCCCCATTTTCACGGTGTGA
- the OVCH2 gene encoding ovochymase-2 isoform X2 encodes MCTAPGKLQLLLTGIVCIAEFHAAPSALQKDPKCGQKVQEAKPWSYLNLFTRIVGGSQVKQGTHPWQVSLKRSQKHFCGGTIVSAQWVVTAAHCILDRNLLQYLNVTAGEHDLRIRETGEQTLPVKYAIKHPSFDPRRPMNYDIALLKLDGAFNFSSSVLPACLPDPGEKFEAGYICTACGWGRLNENGVLPQVLYEVNLPILNNKECSRALSTLKKPIQGDTIMCAGFPDGGRDACQGDSGGPLLCRRKHGAWTLAGVISWGMGCARGWISNEKRKHYDRGSPGIFTDLSAVLSWIQENMSADLKMKSSTAFCSIQDGKLPDSEGELHFPGSPKQFYQNHQEILRRRSSITYFGWLQ; translated from the exons ATGTGCACGGCCCCTGGTAAGCTGCAGTTACTCCTGACAGGGATAGTTTGTATTGCAGAGTTTCATGCTGCACCATCTGCTCTTCAGAAAG ATCCTAAGTGTGGGCAGAAGGTTCAAGAGGCAAAACCATGGAGTTACCTGAACCTATTCACTCGGATTGTTGGGGGAAGCCAGGTGAAACAAGGCACACATCCGTGGCAG GTTTCCTTGAAACGAAGtcaaaagcatttctgtggAGGCACCATTGTTTCTGCTCAGTGGGTGGTCACGGCAGCTCACTGCATCTTAGACAG AAACCTACTCCAGTACTTGAATGTCACTGCTGGAGAGCATGATCTGAGGATCAGGGAGACCGGCGAGCAGACGCTCCCTGTTAAATACGCCATTAAGCATCCCAGCTTCGACCCCAGAAGGCCGATGAACTATGACATTGCCCTTCTGAAGCTGGATGGAGCCTTCAACTTCA GTTCTTCAGTTTTGCCAGCATGTCTTCCTGATCCAGGGGAAAAGTTTGAAGCAGGATACATCTGCACTGCTTGTGGTTGGGGCCGTTTAAATGAGA atggAGTACTCCCTCAGGTCTTATATGAAGTCAATCTACCAATCCTAAACAACAAGGAGTGCTCAAGAGCATTATCAACTTTAAAGAAACCCATCCAAGGTGACACTATAATGTGTGCTGGATTTCCTGATGGAGGAAGAGATGCCTGCCAG GGAGACTCAGGAGGCCCTCTTCTGTGTCGACGTAAGCATGGTGCCTGGACTCTGGCTGGTGTGATTTCGTGGGGCATGGGGTGTGCTCGCGGCTGGATAAGTAATGAGAAGAGGAAGCATTATGACAGAGGATCTCCGGGAATATTCACAGACCTCAGTGCGGTGCTTTCTTGGATTCAAGAGAACATGAGTGCTG atctgaaaatgaaaagctccACAG CATTTTGTAGCATTCAGGATGGCAAACTCCCTGACAGTGAAGGAGAATTACATTTTCCTGGAAGTCCCAAACAGTTCTATCAAAACCACCA GGAAATTCTGCGGAGGAGATCTTCCATTACCTATTTTGGTTGGCTCCAGTAG